One window of the Verrucomicrobiales bacterium genome contains the following:
- a CDS encoding DUF1501 domain-containing protein gives MLKILGSPKRFCDGVTRRTFLKIGALGMGGIALPEILRAEASPGSRPRHKSIIMIYLPGGPPHQDSFDLKLDAPSEIRGEFKPISTNVPGIQICEHLPRLARMMDKVAVIRSMADARDDHSDFMCLTGRTRTNEPPGGWPSFGSLISKLQGGVDPSVPPFMGLEPRMQHRPYNASGPGYLGVSHRSFRPEGDCKTDMVLNNLTLERLADRKALLQSFDQFRRDVDASGLMSGLDTFNEQAFGMMTSSKLLKALDFSQEDPRLIQRYGKGDSKVHGDAAPMLNEQFLVARRLVEAGARAVTVAYGFWDYHGSNFKHAKADLPMLDEGLSALIQDLHDRGLDKDVSVVVWGEFGRSPVINKDGGRDHWPRASCALLAGGGMKTGQVIGATDRLGGEPVERPVKFGEVFATLYQNLGLDVSKVTVPDFTGRPQFLVPDGCVPMRELVG, from the coding sequence ATGTTAAAGATTCTTGGAAGTCCAAAGCGGTTCTGCGACGGAGTAACGCGTCGCACCTTTCTCAAGATTGGCGCCCTGGGCATGGGCGGCATCGCGCTGCCCGAGATTCTTCGCGCGGAAGCCTCTCCCGGCTCCCGGCCGCGTCACAAGTCGATTATCATGATCTACCTGCCGGGCGGGCCGCCCCATCAGGACAGCTTCGATCTCAAGCTGGACGCTCCTTCGGAGATCCGCGGGGAGTTTAAGCCGATCTCGACCAATGTGCCGGGCATTCAGATTTGTGAGCATCTTCCTCGGCTAGCGCGGATGATGGACAAGGTGGCGGTGATTCGTTCGATGGCGGATGCTCGCGACGATCACAGCGATTTCATGTGTCTGACCGGGCGGACCCGGACCAATGAGCCGCCCGGAGGTTGGCCCTCGTTTGGCTCCCTGATTTCCAAGCTACAGGGCGGGGTGGATCCCTCGGTTCCTCCGTTCATGGGGCTTGAGCCCCGGATGCAGCATCGGCCGTACAACGCTTCAGGGCCCGGCTATCTGGGCGTGTCGCATCGTTCGTTCCGGCCGGAGGGCGACTGCAAGACCGACATGGTGCTGAACAACCTCACGTTGGAGCGCCTCGCCGACCGCAAGGCGCTGCTTCAGAGTTTCGATCAGTTCCGCCGCGACGTGGATGCCAGCGGTTTGATGAGCGGGCTCGACACCTTCAATGAGCAGGCTTTTGGAATGATGACTTCGAGCAAGCTGCTCAAGGCCCTCGACTTCAGCCAGGAAGATCCGCGCTTGATCCAACGTTATGGCAAGGGGGATTCCAAGGTGCACGGCGACGCCGCACCCATGTTGAATGAGCAGTTCCTGGTGGCGCGGCGGCTGGTGGAGGCGGGCGCACGGGCAGTGACGGTCGCCTACGGGTTCTGGGACTATCATGGGAGCAACTTCAAGCATGCCAAGGCGGACCTGCCCATGCTGGATGAGGGCCTCAGTGCGTTGATTCAGGATCTCCATGACCGCGGGCTGGACAAGGATGTCAGCGTGGTGGTGTGGGGTGAGTTTGGACGTTCGCCGGTGATCAACAAGGATGGTGGACGGGACCACTGGCCGCGCGCCAGTTGCGCGTTGTTAGCCGGGGGCGGAATGAAGACGGGCCAGGTGATTGGTGCCACCGATCGACTGGGAGGCGAGCCGGTCGAGAGACCAGTGAAATTCGGCGAGGTGTTCGCCACGCTTTACCAGAACCTGGGCTTGGACGTTTCCAAGGTTACCGTTCCTGACTTTACCGGGCGTCCTCAATTCCTGGTTCCCGACGGGTGCGTCCCGATGCGCGAGCTGGTGGGCTGA
- a CDS encoding DUF1501 domain-containing protein encodes MLTIYGPKQRFCDGLSRRNFLKIGGLGLGGLSLPQLLRAEAGAGVGRSHKAVIMIFLPGGPSHQDMFDLKTDAPSEVRGAFNPIGTNVPGMQICEHMPRLARMADKYTLIRSMVGAEDNHYAVQCLTGRHARNAPPGGWPCLGSVLSKLQGPVTKSVPPFVGLSPKMGHAPWSDNGRAGFLGIAHAPFEPNKGSGKDDMVLNGVTLDRLADRKALLGSFDQLRRDADASGMMEGVDAFNQQAFGILTSSRLLDALDVEKEPARIRDRYGKGDPRNRDDGGPKLMEHFLVARRLVEMGCRCVTLAFSRWDHHGDNFGALRQDLPLLDQGVSALIQDLHDRGLDQDVSVVVWGEFGRTPVINKDGGRDHWPRVACAMVAGGGMRHGQVIGATDRLGGEAVARPVLFGEVFATLYQRLGIDVNQPLLTDLTGRPQFLVDNGLQPMPELI; translated from the coding sequence ATGCTGACAATTTACGGTCCCAAACAGCGCTTCTGCGACGGTCTCTCCAGGAGGAATTTCCTGAAGATCGGCGGGCTTGGTTTGGGGGGATTGTCCCTACCTCAGTTGTTGCGGGCTGAGGCGGGAGCCGGGGTGGGGCGATCGCACAAAGCGGTAATCATGATTTTTCTCCCGGGTGGGCCCTCTCACCAGGACATGTTCGACCTGAAGACGGATGCCCCTTCCGAAGTTCGGGGGGCCTTCAACCCGATCGGGACAAACGTGCCGGGCATGCAGATCTGTGAGCACATGCCGCGGTTGGCCAGGATGGCCGATAAATATACGCTTATCCGTTCCATGGTCGGGGCGGAGGACAACCATTACGCGGTTCAGTGTTTGACGGGTCGGCATGCGCGCAATGCACCGCCGGGCGGTTGGCCTTGTTTAGGGTCGGTGCTTTCCAAGTTGCAAGGGCCGGTGACCAAGTCGGTACCACCTTTTGTGGGGCTGTCTCCCAAGATGGGGCATGCGCCCTGGTCGGATAATGGCCGTGCCGGCTTTCTGGGCATCGCTCACGCTCCCTTCGAACCGAACAAGGGCAGCGGCAAGGACGACATGGTGTTGAACGGGGTGACGCTCGATCGGTTGGCCGATCGCAAGGCGCTGCTCGGCAGCTTTGACCAGCTGAGGCGGGATGCCGATGCCAGCGGCATGATGGAGGGGGTCGACGCCTTCAACCAGCAGGCCTTCGGCATTTTAACGTCGAGCCGTTTGCTGGATGCGCTGGATGTGGAAAAGGAGCCGGCTCGCATCCGAGACCGTTACGGTAAGGGTGATCCGCGCAATCGGGATGACGGCGGTCCCAAGCTCATGGAGCATTTCTTGGTCGCGCGGCGACTGGTGGAGATGGGATGTCGGTGTGTGACTTTGGCCTTCAGTCGGTGGGACCATCACGGCGACAACTTCGGCGCCCTGCGACAGGATCTACCGCTTTTGGATCAAGGCGTCAGCGCGTTGATTCAGGATCTTCACGACCGTGGGCTGGATCAGGATGTCAGCGTGGTGGTGTGGGGAGAGTTCGGCCGAACGCCGGTGATCAATAAGGATGGTGGACGGGACCACTGGCCGCGGGTGGCCTGCGCCATGGTGGCGGGAGGTGGGATGCGGCACGGGCAGGTTATCGGGGCCACGGATCGCTTGGGCGGGGAAGCGGTGGCTCGGCCGGTGTTGTTTGGTGAAGTCTTCGCTACGCTTTACCAGCGTTTGGGCATTGATGTGAACCAGCCGTTGCTGACGGATTTGACGGGGCGGCCCCAGTTCTTGGTCGACAACGGGCTGCAGCCCATGCCGGAGCTGATCTAA
- the gcvP gene encoding aminomethyl-transferring glycine dehydrogenase, whose amino-acid sequence MKLTPTSSEGINQNPFAWSDRFVRRHIGPQSSATEAMLKVCGFDTLDQLIGTAVPQTIRLAQDLHLPPSRSEHGLLAELRVIATQNQIFKSYLGLGYHDTITPPVIQRNILENPGWYTQYTPYQAEIAQGRLEACLNFQTLVTDLTGLEIANASLLDEGTAAAEAVAMCQSVKGTPQNQAIFISEACHPQTVEVVKTRAEVLGIRVIVGSHHTFDFSTPVFAILLQYPATDGTVYDYSAIIEQAHTHQAMAIVAADPLSLTLLKPPGEFGADVAVGSMQRFGVPLGYGGPHAGYFATRDAFKRHMPGRLVGVSKDARGKAALRLTLQTREQHIRRDKATSNICTAQVLLAVMASMYAVYHGPEGLKLIAQRIQRMTQAFARGVQRLGHEIANETYFDTVRVRLQGRSSKELVQAAESHRINLRVFDSESVGVSLDEATSAEDLEALLRVFHQGRPLPFALTELAHDTTPSWPANLSRTSSYLTHPVFNRFHSETEMLRYIRRLESRDLSLTTSMIPLGSCTMKLNATAEMLPVTWPEFGKLHPFAPAHQAVGYQTLFSQLESWLSEITGFAATSLQPNAGSQGEYAGLLVIRRYHLQRGEGHRTICLIPSSAHGTNPASAVMAGMKVVAVACDAQGNIDVADLKAKAAAYSANLAALMITYPSTHGVFESSIRDICAAVHQHGGQVYMDGANMNAQVGLCRPGDIGADVCHLNLHKTFCIPHGGGGPGVGPICVARHLANLLPRHPLVSTGGSDGIGPVSAAPWGSASILVIPWMYIRLMGGDGLTQATKMAILNANYIARRLDAYFPVLYRGQGSLVAHECILDLRSLKQVTVEDVAKRLMDYGFHAPTVSWPVPSTLMIEPTESESKEELDRFCDAMISIHGEIVPIESGAVDPKNNLLKNAPHTADVLLTETWTRPYSREQAAFPAPWLKEHKFWPAVARIDNVFGDRNPVCSCTGMDAYSAT is encoded by the coding sequence ATGAAGCTCACACCCACCTCCTCTGAAGGCATAAACCAGAATCCTTTCGCCTGGTCGGACCGGTTTGTTCGCCGCCACATCGGGCCTCAATCGAGCGCGACCGAAGCCATGCTGAAGGTATGCGGTTTCGACACCCTGGACCAACTCATCGGCACTGCCGTTCCCCAAACCATCCGGCTCGCGCAAGACCTCCATCTCCCCCCCTCCCGAAGCGAGCACGGGCTTCTGGCCGAGCTTCGCGTCATCGCCACTCAGAATCAGATCTTTAAGTCGTACCTTGGCTTGGGTTACCACGACACCATAACACCTCCGGTGATCCAGCGAAACATTCTGGAAAATCCAGGCTGGTACACCCAATACACGCCGTATCAGGCCGAGATTGCGCAAGGCCGCCTGGAAGCCTGTCTGAATTTCCAGACGTTGGTCACCGACCTAACCGGGCTCGAGATCGCCAACGCCTCCCTACTCGACGAGGGCACGGCGGCCGCAGAAGCAGTCGCCATGTGCCAAAGTGTCAAAGGCACTCCCCAAAACCAGGCCATTTTTATTTCCGAAGCCTGCCATCCTCAGACGGTGGAGGTCGTTAAAACTCGGGCTGAAGTGCTCGGAATCCGCGTCATCGTAGGCTCACACCACACCTTCGACTTCAGCACCCCTGTCTTTGCCATCCTGCTGCAATACCCCGCCACCGATGGCACGGTCTACGACTACTCTGCGATCATTGAACAAGCCCACACCCATCAGGCCATGGCGATCGTGGCTGCTGACCCTCTGAGCCTCACCCTGCTGAAGCCCCCGGGAGAGTTTGGAGCGGATGTCGCGGTAGGCAGCATGCAGCGGTTCGGCGTACCTCTCGGCTATGGTGGTCCGCACGCCGGCTATTTCGCAACACGGGACGCCTTTAAACGCCACATGCCCGGGCGCCTCGTCGGAGTTTCCAAGGACGCTCGGGGAAAAGCAGCGCTCCGACTCACCCTTCAAACCCGTGAGCAGCATATCCGACGCGACAAGGCCACCAGTAACATCTGCACCGCGCAAGTCCTGCTGGCAGTCATGGCGTCGATGTATGCCGTCTACCACGGACCCGAAGGTCTGAAGCTGATCGCTCAACGGATCCAGCGCATGACCCAGGCCTTCGCCCGTGGCGTTCAACGGCTCGGTCACGAAATCGCCAACGAAACCTACTTTGACACCGTCCGGGTGCGTCTCCAGGGAAGAAGTTCCAAGGAACTGGTCCAAGCCGCGGAGTCGCATCGCATTAACCTGCGTGTCTTCGACTCCGAATCCGTAGGGGTCTCCCTGGATGAAGCCACCTCAGCCGAGGATCTCGAGGCCTTGCTGCGAGTGTTCCATCAGGGCCGTCCGCTGCCATTCGCCCTAACCGAGCTGGCCCACGACACCACGCCTTCTTGGCCTGCGAACCTCAGCCGCACCTCCAGCTACCTAACTCATCCGGTCTTCAATCGCTTTCATTCGGAGACGGAGATGCTCCGCTACATCCGGCGTCTCGAGTCTCGAGATCTCTCCCTCACCACCTCGATGATCCCCCTCGGCTCCTGCACGATGAAGCTGAATGCCACGGCCGAGATGCTGCCCGTTACCTGGCCGGAGTTTGGTAAACTTCATCCCTTTGCTCCCGCGCACCAGGCTGTAGGCTACCAAACGCTGTTCAGCCAACTGGAAAGCTGGCTCTCTGAAATCACCGGGTTCGCGGCCACCTCACTTCAGCCCAATGCCGGGTCGCAGGGCGAGTACGCCGGTCTGCTCGTCATCCGCCGCTATCACCTCCAGCGTGGCGAAGGTCATCGGACCATCTGTCTGATTCCCAGCTCCGCTCATGGAACAAACCCGGCGAGCGCTGTCATGGCCGGGATGAAGGTGGTTGCAGTCGCCTGCGATGCTCAAGGCAATATCGACGTTGCGGACCTGAAGGCCAAAGCGGCAGCCTACTCTGCCAATCTGGCCGCGCTCATGATCACCTACCCCTCGACTCACGGGGTTTTCGAAAGCTCCATCCGAGACATCTGCGCTGCGGTTCACCAGCATGGAGGCCAGGTCTACATGGACGGCGCGAACATGAACGCCCAGGTCGGTCTGTGCCGACCCGGAGACATCGGTGCCGACGTCTGCCATCTCAACCTGCACAAAACCTTTTGCATCCCGCACGGAGGTGGTGGCCCTGGAGTCGGCCCTATCTGCGTCGCTCGCCACTTGGCCAATCTTCTGCCCAGGCACCCACTGGTGAGCACCGGCGGATCAGATGGCATCGGCCCCGTTTCAGCTGCTCCCTGGGGAAGCGCCAGCATCCTCGTCATTCCCTGGATGTACATCCGCCTGATGGGCGGGGACGGCCTGACACAAGCCACCAAGATGGCTATCCTCAACGCGAACTACATTGCACGTCGCCTCGATGCCTATTTCCCAGTGCTCTACCGAGGTCAGGGTTCCTTGGTTGCTCATGAATGCATCCTGGATTTGCGGAGCCTCAAGCAAGTGACCGTCGAGGACGTCGCTAAGCGATTGATGGACTATGGCTTCCACGCACCAACAGTCTCCTGGCCGGTGCCCAGCACCTTGATGATCGAACCCACTGAAAGCGAGTCCAAGGAGGAATTGGATCGCTTTTGCGACGCCATGATCTCCATCCATGGGGAAATCGTGCCCATCGAGTCGGGCGCCGTTGACCCCAAAAACAACCTTCTGAAGAATGCTCCGCACACCGCCGACGTACTCCTCACTGAAACCTGGACGCGTCCCTATTCACGCGAGCAGGCCGCCTTCCCAGCGCCCTGGTTGAAGGAGCACAAATTCTGGCCCGCCGTTGCCCGTATCGACAACGTGTTCGGCGACCGGAATCCAGTGTGCTCCTGCACCGGGATGGATGCTTACTCAGCTACCTGA